The Saprospiraceae bacterium genome includes a window with the following:
- a CDS encoding DUF2911 domain-containing protein, with product MKNISILFCLVIFSLSSLNMSAQIKTPAASPLAKGEYSAGLTTVNLEYSRPSMNGRKIFGDLVPYNTMWRTGANKNSMITFSDDVKIGDSEVKKGSYAIFAKPGAASWEVYFYSDTENWGTPENWDDAKVAAKVMVTPTKLANSIETFTINVGHLTNDYFHLEMMWENTNVAIKVEVPTDKKVSANIAQVMGGPTSGDYYNAARYYREAKKDLNQSLAWMNKSIEMGNEKFWVLRQKSLIQADLGDFKGAIETANKSLAMSKEAGNADYIKMNEDSIKQWSMKSKK from the coding sequence ATGAAGAACATTTCAATTTTATTTTGCCTCGTGATATTTAGTTTAAGTTCATTAAACATGTCTGCTCAGATTAAAACTCCGGCTGCAAGTCCTTTAGCTAAAGGGGAATATTCTGCGGGCCTTACAACTGTTAATTTAGAATATTCAAGACCTAGTATGAATGGTAGAAAAATATTCGGTGATCTTGTTCCTTACAATACAATGTGGAGAACAGGCGCAAACAAAAACTCTATGATTACATTTAGCGACGATGTAAAAATAGGTGATTCAGAAGTTAAAAAAGGCAGCTATGCTATTTTTGCGAAGCCGGGAGCAGCAAGTTGGGAAGTTTACTTTTATTCAGATACTGAAAACTGGGGTACTCCGGAAAATTGGGATGATGCAAAAGTTGCTGCCAAAGTAATGGTAACGCCAACAAAACTTGCGAACAGTATAGAAACTTTCACTATTAATGTGGGACATTTGACCAACGATTATTTTCATCTTGAAATGATGTGGGAAAATACTAACGTAGCCATCAAAGTTGAAGTACCAACAGACAAAAAAGTTTCTGCAAATATTGCACAGGTTATGGGAGGTCCTACTTCAGGAGATTACTATAATGCAGCAAGATATTACAGAGAAGCTAAAAAAGATTTGAACCAATCTTTGGCATGGATGAATAAATCCATCGAAATGGGTAATGAAAAATTTTGGGTTTTACGTCAGAAATCATTGATTCAGGCGGATCTGGGAGATTTTAAAGGAGCTATTGAAACAGCAAATAAATCTCTTGCTATGTCAAAAGAAGCTGGTAATGCGGATTACATCAAAATGAATGAAGACTCCATCAAACAATGGAGTATGAAATCTAAAAAATAA
- a CDS encoding glycogen synthase yields the protein MKVFFTSAECYPVAKVGGLADVVGSLPKYLRKAGVEASVVMPGYDMPWFENKLYKIAFQGNFHLGSEYLYFEVRYYIDDVLGFPFYTINIPGKFDRFGVYAGKNGNYFGDEIERNLAFQRAFLIWMRDSKVPADIIHCHDHHTGLIPFMMKYCYEFQGLSHIPTVFTIHNERYQGAFSWSKSNLLPQYDNWKTGFLDWNNTINPLACAVRCSNFVTTVSQNYLNELMYNSFGLEQLFRTEYAKCIGILNGIDNEVWDPKTDPMLDVNLKKDEIAFKRENKLALCKKAKLNPELPLYGFIGRLVHEKGAEFIAGLADTWLSRHRNVNFIILGTGDKAIENAIQTVSYRHPEHVACMLSYNEGLAHQIYAACDFLLMPSRVEPCGLNQMFAMRYGTLPIVRSTGGLKDSVKDVSLEGGVGFTFDDMDFEQMLHGVGRAYDVYLNPTFKNKTVKAAMSLDFSWDKSAEKYKSVYKMVI from the coding sequence ATGAAAGTATTTTTCACAAGCGCTGAATGCTATCCGGTTGCCAAAGTCGGTGGATTAGCTGATGTTGTAGGATCATTACCGAAGTATCTTAGAAAAGCTGGCGTCGAAGCTTCCGTCGTAATGCCGGGTTATGATATGCCGTGGTTTGAAAACAAGTTATACAAAATTGCATTTCAAGGAAATTTTCATTTAGGGAGTGAATATCTGTATTTTGAAGTTCGATATTATATAGATGATGTATTGGGTTTTCCATTTTATACTATAAATATTCCAGGCAAATTTGATAGATTTGGTGTCTATGCAGGTAAGAACGGCAATTATTTTGGCGATGAAATAGAAAGAAATCTCGCTTTTCAAAGAGCTTTTTTGATCTGGATGAGAGACAGTAAAGTCCCGGCAGATATTATACATTGCCACGACCACCACACAGGACTTATACCTTTTATGATGAAATATTGTTATGAATTTCAGGGCTTGAGTCATATACCGACCGTTTTTACAATTCACAATGAAAGGTATCAGGGTGCATTTAGCTGGAGCAAATCTAATTTACTTCCTCAATACGATAATTGGAAAACAGGATTTTTAGACTGGAATAACACCATCAATCCACTTGCTTGTGCCGTAAGGTGTTCAAATTTTGTAACCACAGTATCTCAGAATTATCTGAATGAATTGATGTACAATTCCTTTGGGTTGGAGCAATTATTCAGAACGGAATATGCGAAATGTATTGGTATTTTAAATGGAATAGATAATGAGGTTTGGGATCCAAAAACCGACCCGATGCTTGATGTTAATCTCAAAAAAGATGAGATAGCTTTCAAAAGAGAAAATAAACTGGCACTTTGTAAAAAGGCAAAACTCAATCCGGAGCTACCTCTTTACGGATTTATAGGTCGGTTGGTTCATGAGAAAGGTGCTGAGTTCATTGCAGGATTGGCAGATACCTGGCTTTCACGACACCGAAATGTCAATTTTATAATTTTGGGTACCGGGGATAAAGCAATTGAAAATGCAATTCAAACCGTTTCGTACAGACATCCGGAACATGTAGCCTGTATGTTATCTTATAATGAAGGATTGGCGCACCAGATTTATGCAGCCTGTGATTTTCTCCTGATGCCTTCCAGAGTGGAACCATGCGGCTTAAATCAAATGTTCGCCATGCGATACGGCACACTTCCGATAGTGAGATCCACGGGCGGACTCAAAGATAGTGTAAAGGATGTTTCTTTGGAAGGTGGTGTAGGATTTACTTTTGATGATATGGATTTTGAGCAAATGTTGCATGGTGTAGGTCGTGCCTATGATGTATATCTGAACCCCACTTTTAAAAATAAAACAGTAAAAGCGGCTATGTCTTTGGATTTCTCTTGGGATAAATCAGCAGAAAAATATAAATCTGTCTATAAAATGGTTATTTAA